A DNA window from Sphingomonas profundi contains the following coding sequences:
- a CDS encoding SIMPL domain-containing protein (The SIMPL domain is named for its presence in mouse protein SIMPL (signalling molecule that associates with mouse pelle-like kinase). Bacterial member BP26, from Brucella, was shown to assemble into a channel-like structure, while YggE from E. coli has been associated with resistance to oxidative stress.), which produces MRTSLLLIIATALIAASPLAAQNASQVVLAPGEVLAQAAGMGQVRSRPETARFRLTVTARANSAAAARNACDAAQRDLQAKLRSVGVPDAAITVLPPVTSQIGFIGNEAYSDDETPNPAGAAALLAMARQQKIATVGVQIELTDMNRLASVRQVLLDREDVTAQPPTLSLRDDTAARRAAISQAIAKAKEEAEAYAAALGLRVSRIVRVFDPAATSEQPQVWSQMITLMNGGTGTEVVTDARVGMEVVLAPR; this is translated from the coding sequence ATGCGGACAAGTTTGCTGTTAATTATAGCTACGGCTCTGATCGCCGCATCGCCGCTTGCGGCACAGAACGCAAGTCAAGTCGTCCTCGCACCCGGAGAGGTTCTCGCGCAGGCCGCGGGAATGGGACAGGTGCGTAGCCGACCCGAGACTGCACGCTTCCGCCTCACCGTTACGGCCCGGGCCAATAGCGCAGCCGCCGCTCGCAACGCGTGCGATGCGGCGCAACGCGACCTTCAGGCTAAGCTGCGGAGCGTGGGAGTGCCTGACGCAGCAATCACGGTGTTGCCGCCGGTTACATCGCAGATCGGGTTCATCGGCAACGAAGCTTACTCTGACGATGAGACCCCAAATCCTGCGGGTGCGGCAGCGCTGCTCGCGATGGCTCGGCAGCAAAAGATTGCCACGGTCGGCGTCCAGATCGAGCTTACCGACATGAACCGCCTAGCCTCCGTACGTCAGGTTCTCCTCGACAGGGAGGACGTCACTGCTCAACCCCCGACACTCTCCCTTCGTGATGACACCGCCGCGCGACGCGCAGCTATATCTCAAGCGATTGCAAAGGCTAAGGAAGAAGCCGAGGCCTACGCTGCTGCGCTAGGCCTGCGCGTGTCACGCATAGTGCGCGTATTCGATCCGGCCGCCACTTCGGAACAACCGCAGGTTTGGTCGCAGATGATCACGCTTATGAATGGCGGAACTGGTACCGAGGTGGTTACAGACGCACGCGTAGGCATGGAAGTTGTGCTGGCTCCCCGCTGA
- a CDS encoding Crp/Fnr family transcriptional regulator, with the protein MGNRFIDKLRGFGELSEADMSALATATARPRKFAARQDLIREGDRPGPVIVMLEGWACRYKILPNGTRQVLAYLMPGDSCDLHIGLLAEMDHSIQTVTPSVVATISRGEMDAMMDGHREIARAMYVAQLVDQATMRAWITSMGRRTSIERVAHLMCELYLRARNIGLTDEPTFGLPLSQLLLADSLGMTPVHLNRVLKELRQKEVMVLRRGSLIITDPAKLVQIAGFDENYLHRRLRSAA; encoded by the coding sequence ATGGGGAACCGCTTCATCGACAAATTGCGCGGCTTTGGCGAGTTGAGCGAAGCAGACATGTCGGCGCTTGCTACGGCGACCGCACGGCCCAGGAAGTTCGCCGCCAGGCAGGATCTGATCCGGGAAGGAGACCGTCCCGGCCCCGTGATCGTCATGCTCGAAGGCTGGGCCTGTCGCTATAAGATTCTGCCGAACGGCACGCGGCAAGTGCTGGCCTATCTGATGCCCGGCGATTCCTGCGATCTGCATATTGGTTTGCTGGCGGAGATGGATCACAGCATTCAAACCGTCACGCCATCAGTCGTCGCGACGATCAGTCGTGGCGAGATGGACGCAATGATGGACGGACACCGCGAGATCGCCAGAGCGATGTACGTGGCGCAGCTGGTTGACCAGGCTACCATGCGCGCCTGGATCACCAGCATGGGCCGGCGGACGAGCATCGAGCGGGTGGCCCATCTCATGTGCGAACTCTACCTACGCGCGCGTAACATCGGCCTTACCGATGAGCCTACCTTTGGGTTGCCCTTGTCCCAGTTGCTGCTCGCCGACTCTCTGGGCATGACGCCGGTGCACCTCAACCGGGTCTTGAAGGAGCTACGGCAAAAGGAAGTGATGGTGCTACGGCGTGGGAGCCTCATCATTACCGATCCGGCCAAATTGGTCCAGATCGCGGGCTTTGACGAGAACTACCTTCATCGGAGGCTTCGCAGCGCCGCGTAG
- a CDS encoding helix-turn-helix transcriptional regulator, producing MKVAEEQELGRVMAEIQEAMAATTTVLTIHTAGTTPAFLFAGSGGEDMIAPLMRELPLQEALSRGEHGWFELEGGDGGIHLVLAMPVQQVPGHSQLVISAVFEAMDAAERGAAEQVYLRRRPFAVGYFRLWQLDRARMRRMVALEAALNRFDLGIILLDRDGRIAFANSAAETVLLDADGLRRHRGGIAATGLQDAIKLRAAVEHIAGADGAATRAPLLMLARAQRPSLVVSVMPLDEPPAEASDVTAILYILDPALDTEQLLQPICRLYHLTPVETKLSCLLTGGATLAEAAVSMKIKEHTAKSCLKQVFAKTRTNRQADLIRTLMSSLVRASRAAPFEVL from the coding sequence ATGAAGGTTGCCGAGGAGCAGGAACTCGGTCGTGTGATGGCTGAAATCCAGGAAGCGATGGCGGCGACGACCACCGTCCTTACGATCCACACGGCCGGGACGACGCCGGCCTTTCTGTTCGCCGGCTCGGGCGGCGAAGACATGATCGCACCATTGATGCGAGAACTACCGCTTCAGGAGGCGCTCTCGCGCGGCGAGCATGGCTGGTTCGAGCTAGAGGGTGGCGACGGCGGCATTCACTTAGTGCTGGCCATGCCTGTGCAACAGGTGCCGGGGCACAGCCAGCTTGTCATAAGTGCGGTGTTCGAAGCCATGGACGCGGCGGAGCGAGGCGCGGCGGAACAGGTCTATCTGCGTCGGCGCCCCTTCGCGGTCGGTTATTTTCGCCTCTGGCAGCTGGATCGAGCGCGAATGCGGCGCATGGTCGCGCTGGAGGCGGCGCTCAATCGATTCGATCTCGGCATAATCCTGCTTGATCGCGACGGACGCATCGCATTCGCGAACAGTGCGGCCGAGACGGTGCTGCTCGATGCAGATGGTCTTCGACGCCATCGCGGCGGCATCGCCGCTACCGGCCTGCAGGATGCGATAAAGCTGCGCGCCGCTGTCGAGCATATCGCGGGCGCCGATGGCGCGGCGACGCGCGCCCCGCTGCTGATGCTCGCACGGGCGCAGCGACCGTCGCTCGTCGTGTCGGTCATGCCGTTGGACGAGCCGCCTGCCGAGGCTAGCGACGTCACGGCCATCCTCTACATCCTTGATCCAGCACTCGACACGGAACAATTGCTGCAGCCGATCTGTCGGCTATATCATCTGACACCCGTCGAAACGAAGCTGTCCTGCCTGCTCACCGGGGGCGCAACCCTCGCCGAAGCCGCCGTCTCGATGAAGATCAAGGAGCATACGGCAAAGAGCTGCCTCAAGCAGGTATTCGCGAAGACTCGCACCAATCGTCAGGCGGATTTGATCCGGACGCTTATGTCAAGCCTTGTGCGTGCTTCTCGCGCGGCACCGTTCGAAGTTCTTTAG
- a CDS encoding helix-turn-helix transcriptional regulator — translation MQAEAKRACPAAKAAEDDPLILLLEAIRVQIGASSLRLERVKDAAALAQAQVSQLAQRSRRQSEWERASAAKSRDDRTYDAEAAEERHWPIGIVGSAEFMLIGSGWQGGGRDHGRDNSTIAAIAPVLLACLSAATRMEAAEERAARAEAAIGTSAMGMVMLDPAGNICWTNDAADRLLAAGRGLRRNGNLLHATNLRDGVALQTAVSGGIKVGHTAPCVTLLVGADAASPSLSVTVVAMDREPGGIAHVLWLLDPARDVGDHVRAFARHFALSRSEALIAEHLLLGDTLDIAADAMRIKISTARTHLRSVFGKSGATSQTGLARLVMSSNPHVFPHNCTEIEDCATTV, via the coding sequence ATGCAGGCAGAGGCGAAACGCGCCTGCCCGGCGGCGAAGGCGGCCGAAGACGATCCGCTGATCCTGCTGCTTGAGGCTATCCGCGTGCAGATCGGAGCATCGTCGCTCCGTCTCGAGCGGGTGAAGGATGCAGCGGCTCTCGCGCAAGCTCAGGTTTCGCAGTTGGCGCAGCGATCGCGAAGGCAAAGTGAGTGGGAGAGGGCCTCCGCTGCCAAGAGCCGAGACGATCGCACATACGATGCCGAAGCAGCGGAAGAACGGCACTGGCCGATTGGTATAGTCGGCTCAGCCGAATTCATGCTGATAGGATCGGGTTGGCAGGGTGGTGGCCGGGATCATGGGCGCGACAATTCGACCATCGCGGCGATCGCGCCAGTGCTGCTCGCGTGCTTATCGGCGGCCACGCGGATGGAAGCTGCGGAAGAGCGCGCCGCCAGGGCAGAGGCCGCGATCGGCACCAGCGCGATGGGCATGGTCATGCTCGATCCTGCCGGAAACATCTGTTGGACGAACGATGCCGCCGATCGCCTGCTCGCTGCCGGGCGCGGCTTGCGTCGTAACGGCAATCTGCTGCACGCGACGAACCTTCGCGACGGAGTGGCGCTGCAGACGGCGGTAAGCGGCGGTATCAAGGTCGGCCATACGGCGCCTTGCGTGACTCTGCTCGTCGGAGCGGATGCGGCAAGCCCCTCCCTTTCGGTGACGGTTGTCGCGATGGACCGGGAACCCGGCGGCATAGCCCACGTTCTATGGCTACTGGACCCGGCGAGGGATGTCGGCGATCACGTACGGGCCTTTGCGCGACACTTTGCGCTATCCCGGTCAGAGGCGCTAATCGCCGAGCATCTTCTGCTTGGTGACACGCTCGACATTGCCGCAGATGCAATGCGCATCAAGATCTCGACTGCGCGGACACATCTTAGATCAGTATTTGGAAAGTCAGGAGCCACGTCTCAGACCGGACTGGCACGCCTCGTCATGTCTTCCAACCCGCATGTTTTCCCGCATAATTGCACGGAAATTGAAGATTGCGCGACTACTGTTTGA
- a CDS encoding beta strand repeat-containing protein produces MNARIMLTASASAAAMMVAMPAFAQTATPDRSISGNGAVASGDAANGSYNDSSTYSDSSQTAHQSNLNNDYSDNSSVVNDSSDNSSHVATHSDSSGASGAQVAANNGGNASDSRDMSTTDNSDRSTTNHYSDNADRSTTDNSNRSTTNNYADSSDRSTTDNSDRSTKATSTDNSDRSTATTNRYTDNSDHSTRTDDNSDRSTTTTSHYADDSDHSTKVTNTDNSDRSTTSHYADNADRSTTDNSNRSTTDNSDRSGAGGAQVAANNGGNASDSRNMSSHSDSSSASGAQVAANNGGTASDNRDMSDRSTTDDSDRSTTDNSNHSTNRADGSSASGAQIAANNGGTASDNRDMSNRSTTDNSNRSTADNSNRSTVDNSNRSANDNSNRSTADNSNRSTNDNSNRSTADNSNRSTNSNDSSGASGAQVAANNGGTASDNRNQSSSNSSSASNDGRGSVANGGGDASFADSSTSQTSDTRAGTGAATTSNQFGASAIVASANLASYVTGVKVNFTPPSSSAGTVNNSLTTGDGAFQNFAGMQSLNMNTGVAASQNSSISVSVSTRDINLR; encoded by the coding sequence ATGAACGCGCGAATCATGTTGACTGCATCGGCATCCGCCGCCGCGATGATGGTGGCGATGCCCGCTTTCGCTCAGACCGCAACGCCCGATCGTTCGATCAGCGGCAACGGTGCGGTCGCCAGTGGCGACGCGGCGAACGGCTCGTACAACGACAGTTCCACTTACTCGGACTCGTCGCAAACTGCTCACCAATCCAACCTCAACAACGACTACTCGGACAATTCGAGCGTCGTGAACGACAGCTCGGACAACTCGTCGCACGTGGCGACGCACTCGGACTCCAGCGGCGCATCGGGCGCGCAGGTGGCGGCGAACAATGGCGGGAACGCCAGCGACAGCCGCGACATGTCCACGACCGACAATTCCGATCGTTCGACGACGAATCATTATTCCGACAATGCGGACCGCTCGACGACCGACAATTCGAATCGTTCGACGACGAACAACTACGCGGACAGCTCCGATCGATCCACGACCGACAACTCGGATCGTTCGACAAAAGCAACCAGCACGGACAATTCCGATCGTTCGACCGCGACGACCAACCGCTACACGGACAATTCCGATCACTCGACCCGAACCGACGATAATTCCGATCGTTCGACCACTACAACGAGTCACTATGCGGACGATTCGGATCACTCGACGAAGGTGACGAACACGGACAATTCCGATCGCTCGACGACCAGCCACTACGCCGACAACGCCGACCGCTCGACGACGGACAATTCGAACCGATCGACCACCGACAACTCCGATCGCAGTGGCGCCGGCGGAGCGCAGGTCGCCGCAAACAATGGCGGAAACGCCAGTGACAGCCGCAACATGTCGTCGCACTCTGACAGCAGCTCGGCATCCGGGGCGCAGGTTGCGGCCAACAACGGAGGTACGGCGTCCGACAATCGCGACATGTCCGACCGATCGACGACCGACGACTCGGATCGTTCGACAACCGATAACTCCAACCACTCCACCAACCGGGCGGACGGCAGTTCGGCATCGGGTGCGCAGATCGCGGCCAATAACGGGGGCACTGCCAGCGACAACCGCGACATGTCCAACCGATCGACAACGGACAATTCGAACCGCTCGACCGCGGACAACTCGAACCGCTCGACCGTAGACAATTCCAATCGCTCGGCGAACGACAACTCGAACCGTTCGACGGCCGACAATTCAAACCGTTCGACTAACGACAACTCTAACCGCTCGACGGCCGACAACTCTAACCGCTCGACGAACAGCAATGATAGCAGCGGTGCTTCCGGCGCACAGGTCGCTGCGAACAACGGCGGCACCGCCAGCGACAATCGCAACCAGTCCAGCTCGAACAGCAGCAGCGCGAGCAACGACGGGCGCGGATCGGTCGCCAACGGCGGTGGTGACGCCAGCTTCGCGGACTCCTCCACGTCGCAGACGAGCGACACCCGCGCGGGCACCGGGGCCGCAACGACGAGCAACCAGTTCGGCGCGAGCGCGATCGTCGCCTCGGCGAATCTTGCCAGCTATGTCACGGGCGTGAAGGTGAACTTCACTCCGCCAAGCAGCAGCGCCGGCACCGTCAACAACAGCCTGACCACAGGCGACGGAGCGTTCCAGAACTTCGCCGGCATGCAGTCGCTCAACATGAACACCGGTGTGGCTGCATCGCAGAACTCGTCGATCAGCGTGAGCGTGTCCACGCGGGACATCAACCTGCGGTGA
- a CDS encoding C39 family peptidase, whose protein sequence is MKRARSIRRKASLFGALLLSACSTAPIPEGVNRVNFGGALEFAVPVTSMIGRKFATVVRQQYDFSCGSAALATLLRYHYDDPQSEQSVFLGMFRDGDREQIRRLGFSLLDMKRYLERRGIAADGYRVSLADVMRARTPGIALIDFNGYKHFVVVKGVQDDMLILGDPSLGLRRENERTFLKQWNGVFFALNGRIETAQRHFNQPSDLALVPAGRFYPEAQAVSLAELALTRPLPGEF, encoded by the coding sequence ATGAAGCGGGCGAGGTCCATCCGGCGAAAGGCGTCGCTCTTCGGCGCCTTGCTGCTGTCGGCATGCAGCACCGCGCCGATTCCGGAAGGCGTGAACCGCGTGAACTTCGGCGGCGCGCTGGAATTCGCGGTGCCCGTGACGAGCATGATCGGGCGCAAGTTCGCCACGGTCGTCCGCCAGCAATATGATTTCAGCTGCGGCTCGGCCGCGCTGGCCACGCTGCTGCGCTACCACTATGACGATCCGCAGTCCGAACAGTCCGTGTTCCTCGGCATGTTCCGCGACGGCGATCGCGAGCAGATCCGCCGCCTCGGCTTCTCGCTGCTGGACATGAAGCGATACTTGGAGCGCCGCGGGATCGCCGCCGACGGCTACCGCGTCTCGCTGGCGGACGTCATGCGTGCGCGCACGCCCGGCATCGCCCTCATCGATTTCAACGGCTATAAGCATTTCGTCGTCGTGAAGGGCGTGCAGGACGACATGCTCATCCTTGGCGATCCCTCGCTCGGGCTGCGGCGCGAGAATGAGCGGACATTTCTGAAGCAGTGGAACGGCGTGTTCTTCGCGCTGAATGGCCGCATCGAAACGGCACAGCGACATTTCAACCAGCCGTCCGATCTCGCGCTCGTCCCCGCCGGCCGCTTCTACCCGGAGGCGCAGGCGGTAAGCCTTGCCGAGCTTGCCCTCACCCGGCCGCTGCCCGGCGAATTCTAG
- a CDS encoding transporter, translating to MAGLLILTAALAAAAPSAAPAPQELADLRDQIARERTRLDEQQRALDAQRTRLEELERTMVAKLGSGPETQSAAVTPGGVPLPPSPPAPAPGSAEAGAPSRARSAAIQPVGQAPTDQRQVQVAVLAEQGGVITRAGRLTLEGDLEYARADRNRVVFRGIEIPQSVLIGVFDINESRQDVLTMAGVARLGVTNRLEVNARVPYVYRSDRSVLAPVSDPAMPNAGQIDKPVSDGGLGDVDFGVRYQFTNGTGGRPYLIAGVQGIAPTGTNPFAVNRDALGNATEAATGAGFWGVSPSLTAILPTDPAVLFGTLGYTINFGRSINRTIGPAFIEYVKPGNEPAASLGIALSLNPRTSLSFGYAHTWAFGTRTRLRLSDAQTGELGELQRTKTRDLQLGRFLFGVSYRTSLKTTINWNVEVGATDDATDLRTTLRIPLSLNLF from the coding sequence GTGGCCGGATTACTGATTCTGACGGCCGCGCTGGCGGCGGCGGCCCCATCCGCCGCGCCGGCGCCGCAGGAGCTTGCCGACCTGCGCGACCAGATCGCCCGCGAGCGCACCCGCCTCGACGAGCAGCAGCGGGCGCTCGACGCGCAGCGCACGCGTCTCGAAGAGCTGGAGCGGACGATGGTCGCGAAGCTGGGCAGCGGCCCCGAGACGCAGAGCGCGGCCGTCACGCCCGGCGGAGTGCCGCTGCCGCCCTCACCCCCGGCCCCGGCCCCCGGATCGGCGGAGGCCGGCGCTCCGTCGCGAGCGCGCTCCGCTGCGATCCAGCCGGTAGGTCAGGCACCCACCGACCAGCGGCAGGTGCAGGTCGCGGTGCTGGCGGAACAGGGTGGGGTCATCACCCGCGCGGGCCGGCTGACCCTTGAGGGCGACCTGGAATATGCCCGCGCCGATCGCAACCGCGTCGTGTTTCGCGGCATCGAGATCCCGCAGTCGGTGCTGATCGGCGTGTTCGACATCAACGAGAGCCGGCAGGACGTGCTGACGATGGCCGGCGTCGCCCGGCTCGGCGTGACCAACCGGCTGGAGGTGAACGCCCGCGTGCCCTACGTCTACCGCTCTGATCGTTCGGTGCTGGCACCCGTGTCCGATCCGGCCATGCCCAACGCCGGTCAGATCGACAAGCCGGTCAGCGACGGCGGGCTTGGCGACGTCGATTTCGGCGTGCGCTACCAGTTCACCAACGGCACCGGCGGCCGCCCCTATCTGATCGCCGGCGTGCAGGGCATCGCGCCGACGGGCACGAACCCATTCGCTGTGAACCGCGACGCGCTCGGCAACGCGACCGAGGCGGCGACGGGCGCCGGCTTCTGGGGCGTGTCGCCCTCGCTCACCGCGATTCTGCCCACCGATCCGGCGGTGCTGTTCGGCACGCTCGGCTACACGATCAACTTCGGCCGCAGCATCAACCGGACGATCGGCCCGGCCTTCATCGAATATGTGAAGCCGGGCAATGAACCGGCGGCAAGCCTCGGCATCGCGCTTTCACTCAATCCGCGAACGTCTCTAAGCTTCGGCTATGCGCACACATGGGCTTTCGGCACGCGGACCCGGCTGCGGCTGTCCGACGCGCAGACCGGCGAGCTGGGCGAACTGCAGCGCACAAAGACGCGCGACCTCCAACTCGGTCGCTTCCTGTTCGGCGTGAGCTATCGCACCAGCTTGAAAACGACGATTAACTGGAATGTCGAGGTGGGAGCTACCGACGATGCGACCGACCTACGTACGACTTTGCGCATACCGCTTTCGCTGAACCTTTTCTAA
- a CDS encoding transglutaminase family protein, producing MDLGVFTEILTAMKQHLADAGGAAEPSAARAKILACLIGNGFNFAGDRDTYDDPDNADMVPVIDRRRRLSGSLSILYVAAARRVGWAADALNTPGHTLVRVGADTAVVLVDPFAGGGVVRPDHMMALTGGALPDSEIWARGRCWAGRPSGR from the coding sequence ATGGATCTTGGCGTCTTCACCGAGATCCTGACAGCAATGAAGCAGCACCTGGCAGATGCTGGCGGCGCGGCCGAGCCGAGCGCTGCGCGGGCGAAGATCCTCGCGTGCTTGATCGGCAATGGGTTCAATTTCGCCGGCGACCGCGACACCTACGACGATCCCGACAACGCCGACATGGTCCCCGTAATCGACCGCAGGCGCCGGTTGTCGGGGAGCCTGTCTATTCTCTACGTCGCGGCGGCGCGACGGGTGGGCTGGGCAGCGGACGCGCTGAACACGCCGGGGCATACGCTGGTCCGCGTCGGCGCGGACACCGCGGTGGTGCTCGTCGATCCGTTCGCCGGCGGCGGCGTCGTGCGGCCAGACCACATGATGGCGCTGACCGGCGGCGCGCTGCCCGACAGCGAGATCTGGGCGCGTGGAAGGTGCTGGGCGGGCAGGCCAAGTGGCCGATGA
- a CDS encoding SOS response-associated peptidase family protein: MTNVRQLGLPQWRRLAESPANRCLVPLTEFAEWTPEAHDVGGGKPIKGEMWFSVTDQPVFAVAGLCQQMAGRLCWAMVTCNPNELVAPVHPTAMIAVLEVANWDTWLRGRYDEAVALQRPYPAARMAVRGPVFPTRAGKVAGV; encoded by the coding sequence ATGACGAACGTGCGCCAGCTCGGCCTGCCGCAGTGGCGGCGCCTTGCCGAGAGCCCCGCAAACCGCTGCCTGGTGCCGCTGACCGAGTTTGCCGAGTGGACGCCGGAGGCGCACGACGTGGGCGGCGGCAAGCCCATCAAGGGCGAGATGTGGTTCAGCGTGACGGACCAGCCGGTGTTCGCCGTGGCGGGCCTGTGCCAGCAGATGGCGGGCAGGCTGTGCTGGGCGATGGTGACGTGCAACCCCAACGAGCTGGTGGCGCCGGTGCACCCCACGGCGATGATCGCGGTGCTGGAGGTGGCTAATTGGGATACCTGGCTGCGTGGCAGGTACGACGAGGCGGTGGCGTTGCAGCGGCCGTACCCGGCGGCGCGCATGGCGGTGCGCGGGCCGGTGTTCCCCACGCGGGCGGGTAAGGTGGCGGGCGTCTGA
- a CDS encoding ZIP family metal transporter, which yields MPQYLQAGLWGLLGGSALLLGAATAFLFRLPQRLVAAVMAVGAGVLISAVAFDLMDAAYKRGGFDSTALGFLAGAAAYTVANILISRRGAKHRKRSGANPSAALPPAAEGAGLAVAVGALLDGIPESVVIGVSLLEGAGVSLVTVAAVFLSNVPEGLSSASGMKAAGHKPAYIFGVWGAIAFASGLAAAFGNLA from the coding sequence ATGCCGCAATATCTGCAGGCTGGCCTATGGGGCCTCCTCGGCGGCTCGGCCCTGTTGCTTGGCGCTGCCACCGCCTTCCTGTTTCGCCTACCTCAGCGGCTTGTCGCGGCCGTCATGGCGGTGGGCGCCGGTGTGTTGATATCGGCGGTCGCGTTCGATCTGATGGACGCGGCGTATAAGCGCGGCGGGTTCGACTCCACCGCGCTCGGCTTCCTCGCCGGCGCCGCCGCGTATACCGTCGCCAACATTCTTATTTCCCGTCGGGGCGCCAAGCACCGCAAGCGCTCGGGCGCGAACCCATCCGCAGCGCTGCCGCCGGCGGCGGAGGGCGCCGGTCTGGCGGTCGCTGTGGGCGCGCTGCTGGACGGTATCCCTGAGTCAGTCGTGATCGGCGTTAGCCTGCTTGAGGGCGCCGGCGTGAGCCTGGTGACCGTGGCCGCCGTGTTCCTGTCGAATGTGCCCGAGGGCTTATCGAGCGCCTCGGGCATGAAGGCCGCGGGCCACAAGCCGGCCTATATATTCGGAGTATGGGGCGCGATCGCGTTCGCCTCCGGGCTGGCTGCCGCGTTTGGCAATCTGGCCTAG
- a CDS encoding cyclodeaminase/cyclohydrolase family protein, with translation MTFDLDIGSATVSRLLAAIASDQPAPGAGAAGAVALALGLACARKAVRISGRHHPTSALLPAVDDRLAALTDEAMERGQQDARRFTALVKAMQLPDVDAGQTAARDTTMADAEAAVRSNTVR, from the coding sequence ATGACGTTTGATCTGGACATCGGCAGCGCGACCGTATCGCGCCTGCTAGCCGCCATCGCCTCCGACCAGCCCGCGCCCGGCGCTGGCGCCGCCGGTGCCGTGGCCCTCGCTCTCGGCCTGGCGTGCGCCCGCAAGGCCGTGCGCATAAGCGGCCGGCACCACCCCACCAGCGCCCTGCTGCCGGCTGTCGACGACCGTCTCGCGGCCCTGACCGACGAGGCCATGGAGCGCGGCCAGCAGGATGCGCGGCGCTTCACTGCGCTGGTGAAAGCCATGCAGCTGCCCGATGTCGACGCCGGCCAGACAGCCGCGCGCGACACGACGATGGCCGACGCGGAGGCGGCGGTGCGATCGAACACTGTACGATGA
- a CDS encoding PriCT-2 domain-containing protein: protein MTEDAPAGSDAPRQKSAIARDHLARIGRADGTIMFRAITDDPERKNAPGFRPVQLDGTFDQHAQALRRLNDAGYGIFYQANLADGLGFKAGNIVGATTFFADFDGTPLGNVDRPGLAPHVTVETSPGKRHFYWRVSGIPMDAWTAVQKRLIALFGSDKSIHDTPRIMRLPGFLHMKQPEAPHLATIVATSDAPAYEYDAFVAALTAAEAASGIVAEAPRKPLPTTIAPPADRDVARELAVAESALRHSITAGTLDLAERSEWIKVGIALKASCGEDGFPLWVQLSSEADGFDGEDSCRKQWNTFKNDRPADKQLTIATFIQNAKYSGWKHPGGGGGRGGDGDGDGDGDGGGGGGADSGGGRGGARGKTDAAVTVLDQAEDAGDDFWVDTVGRAFVTFSLEQRVAAVGGSASG from the coding sequence ATGACCGAAGACGCCCCCGCCGGCAGCGACGCCCCCCGCCAGAAGAGCGCGATCGCGCGCGATCATCTCGCCCGGATCGGCCGCGCCGACGGCACCATCATGTTCCGCGCGATCACGGACGATCCGGAGCGGAAGAACGCGCCGGGCTTCCGGCCGGTGCAGCTGGACGGCACGTTCGATCAGCACGCGCAGGCGCTGCGCCGCCTGAACGACGCCGGCTACGGCATCTTCTATCAGGCGAACCTCGCCGACGGCCTCGGCTTCAAGGCCGGCAACATCGTCGGCGCGACGACCTTCTTCGCCGACTTTGACGGCACCCCGCTCGGCAATGTCGATCGACCGGGGCTGGCGCCCCACGTCACGGTGGAAACCTCACCCGGTAAGCGGCACTTCTACTGGCGGGTGAGCGGCATCCCGATGGACGCCTGGACGGCAGTCCAGAAGCGGCTGATCGCGCTGTTCGGATCGGACAAGTCCATCCACGACACACCGCGAATCATGCGGCTGCCGGGCTTTCTGCACATGAAGCAGCCGGAGGCGCCGCACCTCGCGACGATCGTCGCCACCAGCGACGCGCCGGCCTACGAATATGACGCCTTCGTCGCCGCGCTGACGGCGGCCGAGGCGGCGAGCGGCATCGTCGCGGAGGCGCCGCGCAAGCCGCTGCCGACGACGATCGCGCCGCCGGCCGACCGCGACGTCGCGCGCGAGCTGGCCGTTGCCGAGTCGGCGCTGCGCCACAGCATCACCGCGGGCACCCTCGATCTGGCCGAGCGGTCGGAGTGGATCAAGGTCGGCATCGCGCTGAAGGCCAGCTGCGGCGAGGATGGATTTCCGCTGTGGGTTCAGCTCTCCAGCGAGGCCGACGGCTTCGACGGTGAGGATTCCTGTCGGAAACAGTGGAACACGTTCAAGAACGATCGGCCGGCCGACAAGCAGCTGACGATCGCCACGTTCATCCAGAACGCGAAGTACAGCGGCTGGAAGCATCCGGGCGGCGGCGGTGGTCGCGGCGGCGATGGCGATGGCGATGGCGATGGCGATGGCGGTGGCGGCGGCGGCGCAGATAGTGGCGGCGGAAGAGGCGGTGCCCGCGGCAAGACCGACGCGGCCGTGACCGTTCTCGATCAGGCCGAGGATGCCGGCGACGACTTCTGGGTCGACACGGTCGGCCGAGCCTTCGTCACGTTCAGCCTGGAACAGCGCGTGGCGGCAGTCGGCGGATCAGCGAGCGGGTGA